Below is a window of 'Nostoc azollae' 0708 DNA.
CAGTATTTATTATTTGCAATTAATTTGACCCGAACTGGTTGATTGCAAGCTGGTTACAATTATTTTGAGTCTGTTTACAATTAATTTGAGCCACAAATTGTCTTGTTTGCAAGCCGGAGCGTTTATGTTTGGGAGCCGCAACAGCTAGAAGCACTATTTTCAATTGTTTAGTTGCATATATATGTACGGTTGGAGGATTTTCCCCCAAAATATGCCATAACAGAAGCGAAGATACTACCAAACTTGGGTGTCTATACATGAAAAATTCTCAAATTCATTTTAGCGAACGCCATGCAGAAATTGATCTTTACCAACTCCAGAACCTATTTAATATCGCCGCTTTCTGGGCGAAGGGACGTAGTGTTGAGGATTTAAGCATAGCTATTGCTAATAGTGAACCAGTGGTTTCTGTTTGGGATAGAGAGCATTTAATTGGCTTTGCTAGAGCTAATTCTGATGGTATTTATCGCGCCACAATTTGGGATGTAGTCATTCATCCAGAGTATCAAGGTAATGGACTGGGAATTAAATTAGTAGAAACCGTTTTGAGTCATCCACGAATGCAGGTAGAGCGAGTTTACCTGATGACTACTTACCAACATGCATTTTACAAAAAGATAGGTTTTCAAACTAATAGTACAACTACAATGGTGCTATACAATCAATCTCATCTAGATTCTCTTTCATGTGGTGATGTTCAGCTTCAGGAATCGCTAGGGGCATAGATATTTGTAATCTGGTCAAATCCTGCTTTGCCTCTTTGGTGATGGGAGAAGGAATAATTTCTAATTTT
It encodes the following:
- a CDS encoding GNAT family N-acetyltransferase; the encoded protein is MKNSQIHFSERHAEIDLYQLQNLFNIAAFWAKGRSVEDLSIAIANSEPVVSVWDREHLIGFARANSDGIYRATIWDVVIHPEYQGNGLGIKLVETVLSHPRMQVERVYLMTTYQHAFYKKIGFQTNSTTTMVLYNQSHLDSLSCGDVQLQESLGA